The Streptomyces sp. TLI_105 DNA segment CTCGACCGCGGCCAGCAGTCCCGGCGCGTCCCCGGTTTCGGCCGCCACCTCGAAGCCCGCCATCTCCACCAGCTTGACCAGCCCGGTCCGCAGCAGCACGGAGTCCTCGGCGATCACGACGCGTTTCCTGGCAGGCGCCGCACGGTTCGTGTCGGACGCGGTACGGCTCAAGTCGGGCACGGCAGCTCCACGCTCATCATGGTCGGGCCCCCGACGGGGCTGGTCATCCTGAAGGTTCCGTCCACGGACCGCACGCGCTGGGCGAGCCCCTTGAGACCGCTGCCCTTGGACGGATCGGCTCCGCCCGTACCGTCGTCGGCGATCACCACGCGCAGTATCCCGCCCAGCCGGGTGACCGTCACATCCGCCCGGGTCGCCTCCCGCGCGTGCTTGGCTGTGTTCGTCAGCGCCTCGGAGACCACGAAGTACGCGACCGCCTCGATGGCGGGGGTCGACCGCTGCGGCAGGTCCACCCGCAGCCGTACGGGCAGGGGAGCCCGGGCCGCGAGTCCGGACAGCGCCGCGTCCAGCCCCAGCTCGTCCAGTACGGCGGGATGCAGCCCGCGGACAAGCTGGTCGAGTTCCTCGATCGCCTCCTTCGCCTCCCGGTGGGCCGTGTCGATCACCTCCAGCGCCTCCGGAGGCAGATCCTTCAGCGTCGCCTTGGCCAGGCCCAGATTCAGTGCCAGCGACACCAGGCGCTGCTGAGCGCCGTCGTGCAGATTCCGCTCGATGCGCCGCCGTTCGGCATCCGCGGCGTCCACCGCCCCGGCCCGGCTCTCGGTGAGATCGGCCACCCGCCGCGCCAGGTCCTCGTTCGGGTCGGGTCCCAGCAGACCGGGGGCCAGGTGTGCCTCGAAGCGGACCAGGGCCGCGGCGAGGGCGGGGACGGCGGCGAGCACGGCGAGTCCGGCCAGGGTGACGTAGAACGCCTGGGTGGTGTAGCCGGGGTGCTCGATCCGCCACTGCCAGGGGACCGCCCAGATCCACACGTACACCGTGGCGGCGGCCAGGCCCGTCGACAGCGCGGCGAGCAGAAGCGTTTCGAGCCCGCCGAGCAGCAACCCCGCCAGACAGTGGTAGGCGAACTGCCGCCAGGGCCGCCGCCACCCCGGGCGAGCGATCTCGATGCCGAGCAGCCGCCGGAACCGCCGGCGTTGGGCCGAGGTCAGCGCCGGCACGGCCGACACCACCAGCACCAGGGCCAGCCCCAGGAGTATCGGCGCACTGCCGTCCCGCCCCGCGGCGATCTCCCAGACGAGGCCGTAGACCATGAACAACAGGAACCCCATGAGGAGATGCAGCGGCACCCCCAGGGCGACGAAGGAGATGTCGCGGGTCAGACGGCCGAGCGCACGTCGGGACGCGGGCGGGATCTTCATGATCCAACACTAGGCGCCGGGCGCCACGCCCTGCCATGAAGCCGCTGCCCGGAAGAGGGGTGCAACTAGTACCACCCCAGGACGGACAGTGGTGTTACCGACTTCCGCCGACGGAGATCGCAGGGTTGGTCACGAGCCCGACAGCCGGGTTCATGACACCGGAAGAGGCCTCCGCCATGACCCTCATCGCCCCCACCCGCAGGTACTCCCCGGCCGGCTTCGCCCCCCGCGACTCCTCCCGCCCGACCCGCGCCGCCCGCTGGCAGGGACGCGTACTCATGGGCGCGGGCCTCGCTCTGCTGCCCTGGCTCGGCTACCTCGCTGCCACCCTCCCGCCCGCCGAGGCCGCGGCCTGGGTCACGCTCGACACCTTCGAAGCCGCCGCGCTGCTCGCCGCAGGCAGTCGCCTGCTGCACGGCGACAACCGTCACCGCGTGCCCGCGGCCGTCGCGGCGGTGCTGCTTGTCACCGACGCCTGCGTCGACCTCGCCACCGCCACCCCCGGCACGGAACTCGCCACCGCCGTCGTCATGGCCGTGGTCGCGGAGATCCCCCTCGCGGCCGTGTGCGCGATGCTCTCCGCACGCCCACGGCGCGGCGCTTGCCCGGCGGCCTCGTCGCCGCCGCTCTCGCCAGTACCCTCATCGGGCTCGACCGGTGACCACCAAGGCGCCCACCAGTCGCCATGACCGGCGACTGGCGGACGGACCGGACGGGGACTGTTCCGAGGGGCGAGACGAGGACGTCATCGGCGCGGACGAGCAGGAACCACTCGCCTCGTCCGCCCGTCCTCTCCACGGGGATTGCCACAGACTCCACACCCTTCCGCTCTTCACCACCGAGGTCCGAGGAGATCCATGGTCGACACCGCCAACTCGCTGGCCACCCGCGTCCACGAACTGCTGGTGGCGCTCCTGACCGGTGGCGCCGACGCGAGGGTGCCGGGACAGGGGGCCTCGCCCGCCCGTGGGTTCCTCGGCGCCCCACCGAGCGTCGACGTCACCACGGGCTTCCACGACGTCGTCGCGCGCGCCACGACGCTCGGCCCCGAGGGTACGTGGCTCGTCGCCGCGGGCCACGCGGGCCTCGGCGTCCTGGCCATCGCACGCGGACAGGCGGACCAGGGCCTCTTCCACCTCGACGCCGCGGTGACAGCCGGTTACAACGACTGCGTGACGTTCCACGCCGCCTCCATACGCCCGCTGCACCACGACCCCCGCTTCCGGGCCCTCTACCAGCGGATGCGCATCACCGCGGCCGACCTCGACGAGCTCTTCTGGCTGCACCAGGAAATGCAGCTCATGTCGCAGGACGCCAAGAGAGCGATGATCGACAACCTCGGCCGCCTCGACACCGGGGTGTCGCTGCTCCCGCAGGCCCCCATGCCGACCCGCGAACCGAACACCCCCGGCGTCCTGATCACCCGCATCGATCTCGCCGCGACCCAGACCGCGCTCCGACAGACCGCCCTGAAGCTGGACTTCCAGCGCAGCTCCGGCAACACCAGCCTCAGCCTCATCGACGACTCGTGGGACTACTCCCGTGCCAGGCACGACGCCTGGCACGCCGACGAGCTGGACTCCCGGCGCCTACGGGCCGCCGAGGCCCGGGCTTTCGTCGAACGCCCCGGCGCCGGCACCACGCTCACCCCCTGCCCGCCGCTGGGCTCGATCACGTACCCGGCCTGAGGTATTCGGCGGAAGGTCGCCGGGTTGACTTGGAGTGCGCTCCAACGCCTAGCGTCCTGAGCGATGATTCCGAGCTCAGGAGGCAGCAGCATGACCGACGTTCCCACCCGACACCTGGGCGGCCTGGAGGTCTCCGCGCAGGGCCTGGGGTGCATGGGCATGAGCCACGGCTACGGCGCCACGGACGACGCGCAGTCCATCGCGACCCTGCATCATGCCCTCGACCTGGGGGTGACCTTCCTGGACACCGCCGACTTCTACGGTGCCGGGCACAACGAGGAGCTGATCGGGCGGGCCGTCGCCGGGCGTCGCGACGAGGTGGTGCTGGCCACGAAGTTCGGCTTCGCCAACCGCCTGGGCGAGCCCACCCGGGTCCGCGGCGACGCCGCGTACGTGCGGCAGGCGTGCGAGGCGTCGCTGCGCCGGCTCGGGGTCGACCACATCGATCTCTACTACCAGCACCGGGTCGATCCGCAGGTGCCGATCGAGGAGACGGTCGGCGCGATGGCCGAACTCGTACAGGCCGGAAAGGTCCGCCACCTCGGGCTGTCCGAAGCCGGCGCGCACACCGTCCGACGGGCGCACGCGGTGCACCCGATCGCCGCGCTGCAGAGCGAGTGGTCGCTGTGGACCCGCGACCTGGAGGCGGAGGTCGCCCCGGTCTGCCGCGAACTCGGCATCGGTCTGGTTCCGTTCTCCCCGCTCGGGCGCGGCTTCCTGACCGGCCAGTACAGCTCGGTCGAAGGGCTGGCCGAGACCGACGTGCGGCGCAGCCAGCCACGTTTCGCCGACGGCAACCTCGAACGAAACCTGTTGATCGTCGAGAAGCTGAACGAGCTCGCCGAGGCGAAGGGGGTCACCACCG contains these protein-coding regions:
- a CDS encoding sensor histidine kinase, with translation MKIPPASRRALGRLTRDISFVALGVPLHLLMGFLLFMVYGLVWEIAAGRDGSAPILLGLALVLVVSAVPALTSAQRRRFRRLLGIEIARPGWRRPWRQFAYHCLAGLLLGGLETLLLAALSTGLAAATVYVWIWAVPWQWRIEHPGYTTQAFYVTLAGLAVLAAVPALAAALVRFEAHLAPGLLGPDPNEDLARRVADLTESRAGAVDAADAERRRIERNLHDGAQQRLVSLALNLGLAKATLKDLPPEALEVIDTAHREAKEAIEELDQLVRGLHPAVLDELGLDAALSGLAARAPLPVRLRVDLPQRSTPAIEAVAYFVVSEALTNTAKHAREATRADVTVTRLGGILRVVIADDGTGGADPSKGSGLKGLAQRVRSVDGTFRMTSPVGGPTMMSVELPCPT
- a CDS encoding aldo/keto reductase; the protein is MTDVPTRHLGGLEVSAQGLGCMGMSHGYGATDDAQSIATLHHALDLGVTFLDTADFYGAGHNEELIGRAVAGRRDEVVLATKFGFANRLGEPTRVRGDAAYVRQACEASLRRLGVDHIDLYYQHRVDPQVPIEETVGAMAELVQAGKVRHLGLSEAGAHTVRRAHAVHPIAALQSEWSLWTRDLEAEVAPVCRELGIGLVPFSPLGRGFLTGQYSSVEGLAETDVRRSQPRFADGNLERNLLIVEKLNELAEAKGVTTGQLALAWVQHRGDDVVPIPGTRRQRYLEENLAALAIELSADDLAAIEAAAPPERVAGTRYDATSLTFVDN